Within the Bacteroidota bacterium genome, the region GCCAGCACGGCCGATGTGGTGCTGGTCCCGCGTGACGGCTATGCGCCGGGTGCCCGGTCGCTGGAGGAGCGCTACGTGAACGGCTCGCTCCCGTCGGCCTCGCTCCCGTCGGCCTACGACGACGAGGACACATTCGACCCGTATCCCCAGGCTGAGATGGCCAGATGACGCCCTTGCCACGCCAGCGGCTCATGACGACGGTACCGACAGCGCCCGTGCCACTACCGAGGATGCCGCGTTCGAGGATGGCCATGGGAGGTTGGGGCTGGGTTGAAGGGACTGCACCTAACCTCGCAGCGTGCGCCCCGCGCGTCCAGGTCGAACCCGCGACCTTCTACTCAGCGCGCTGTCACTGCTCCACCGTTGATAGTTGCGACACGCTAGATATTGTTACTCCCATATCTGTTAGTAACACAGATTGGAGTATCTTGGCCCTGCCGGAAATCCTCGCCTCCTGATCGCACATGGCTACCCCGACTCGTCCTGCCGACCTCTTCGACCGCGAGGCGCTCTGGAGCCGCCTGGAGGAGGCGCACGCCGCTCCTGGCCCGGGGCTGGTGCTGATGATGGGTCGCCGACGTGCGGGTAAGAGCTTTCTGCTGACCCGCTTCGCGGAGGCGGTCGGCGGGGCCTACTACCAGGCTACGCGCCGAACTGAGCGCGAGCAGCTCCTGGCCCTCTCGCGCGTCCTGGCCGAGCGCTTCGACGATGCGGCCCTCCGCCGCGCGGCCCTACCGGACTGGGAGGCGCTGCTGGGCTATGTCGCGGAGCGCGCGGAAGGAGCGCCGTTCCTGCTCGCCCTGGATGAGTTTCCCTACCTCGCGGACGCGGCCCCGGCGCTGCCGTCGATCCTGCAGGCGTGGTGGGACCACGAGGCTCCGGGGACGCAGCTCACCGTCGTCCTCTCGGGCAGCCATGTCTCGGCGATGAAGCGCCTCGTGGGGCCAGACCAGCCGCTCTATGGCCGCCGCACCGCGCGTCTGGACGTCCATCCGTTCGACTACCGCGACGCGGCGCGCTTCGTCCCGACCTGGTCGCCCCGCGACCGCCTCCGCCTCTACGCGGTCTTCGGCGGTCTGCCAGGCCATCTCGCGCTCGTGGATCCAGACCGCTCGCTGGCAGCGAATGCGGCTCGTCACCTCCTCGACCCGTCGGGCCGTCTCCACGATGAGGCGGCGCACACGTTCGATGCGTTCTTGGCGGACGCGTCGGTCCATTACTCAGTGGTGGAAGCTATCACGAGCGGGGAGCGACGCTGGAGCCGCATCGCGAGCCGCGTGGGCAAGCAGACGAGCGCCCTCGCCCGCCCGCTCGACTGGCTCCTGGAGATGGAGGTCGTCGAGCGCGTGGCACCGCTGACGGCCTATCCGAACCCGAGCCCGAAGCGGATGCTGTACCAGCTTGCGGACCCGTACCTGGTGTTCTGGCACCGCTTCGTGGCGGACATCCGTGGCCGAGGGCTCTCGGCGCTGACGGATCCGGAGGTACTGTGGGAGCGCCTCGTGGCCCCGCGCCTGGACGTAGCCCACACGGCGCACGTATTTGAGGAGGCCTGCCGGCAGTTCGTAGCGCGGACGGCCCGCGAGCCGCACCCGGCGCTATCGTTTCGGCCTGTGCAGGTGGGGCGCTGGTGGAGCTCCGACGCGAGCGAGGAGGTCGACGTCGTTGCGCTCGACGGCGCGGGCGGCCTGCTCGTGGGCGAGTGCAAGTGGGGCACGGCGGACGCGCGCGACCTCGACCGGCTCATCCGTCGGGGCCGTCTCGTGGCGCAGGAGGCAGGCGGTGTCAAGACGACAACCCCGGTGCTGTTCACAGCGGGCGGCTTGGCACCCCAGGCGCAAGCCCAAGTCGACGCTGGCGTTGCTGTCCACGTAGCGCTCGATGCGCTCTACACCGTGACCTAGAGCAGTTCGATATGGCTGGCTCCATCGGCATCCTGCGCGGGGCCGTTCACGGACGGGCGCGTTGGCTCCAGGCCCCGAAACGTCAGGGCTGGAGTAGAAACACGTGACACCGACCAGGCCTCCGGACCATATCGTTATCACATTATGTCGGTACCTACGTCTATCTACCGACGTGTTGTGACGCACGCAGACCGCCTTCTCCGTCTCGCTCGTTCGTGGGGCGTCATTCGCTCGAAAGACCTCGCCCCGCTCGACATTCCGCGCCAGACGCTGGCACGCCTCCACCGCCGTGGGCTCCTGGAGCGAGTCGGGCGAGGCCTCTACGTGCTCGCTGATGCCAACGTCACGGAACACCACACGCTCGCGGAGGCGTCTAGGCGGGTCCCACATGGGGTGATCTGTCTGCTGTCGGCGCTTCGCGTCCACGACCTCACCACACAGGACCCGTTCGACGTGTGGATCGCCATCGAGAACAAGGCCCGGCGGCTGGACCCGGAGGCGCTCCCGCTCCGCATCGTCTACATGTCGGGCCCCTCGTTTACAGAAGGCATCGAGAAGCTCGACGTGGAGGGTATGGTGGTACCGGTATTTGGCGCGGCAAAGACGGTCGCAGACTGCTTCAAATTCCGCCGCCGGGTAGGACTCGACGTGGCCATTGAGGCGCTCAAAGACTACCGCCGCAGCGACGGCTTCGACGCGGAGGCGCTCTGGCACTATGCAGCAGTCTGCCGCGTGACGACGGTGATGCGGCCCTATCTAGAGGCGCTTGTATGAGCGGCACAAAATGCGCGCTCAGATGTCTCTGAGCGTGAGGTCGCGCTCAGGGGCGCTGGTGGTAGCGCTCTGCCCAACTACTCGCTGCAAACTACGGGGTACTCCAGATCGCGAGGCTGTTTGGGGCAATGCTAGCCTGGTCCCACCCCATCAACGATTGGCAACGCGCAACAATCATTGGCAATAGAGGTTCGCGTTTGACGAATCCGACACGCGCTCTCCACTCACTGCTTCGAAAACACGCATGACGGTGACCATCGACAAGTTCGGCCGCATTCTCATCCCGAAGCAGCTCCGAGAAAGGCTCGGCCTCACGCCGGGTACCGAGTTCGACCTCGACGTGCGTGGCGAAGGCGACGGTCCGGCCCTTGAACTCCGGCCTGACCGAGCAGAAATGGGGCTCGTCTACGAAGGGGACCTATTGGTCTTCCGAGGGAAGGTGGGTGCGGAGGCACACGACCTCAACGCATTCATCCAAGCGCAGAGGGACAGAAGAGTCTCGCACCTGGCTGGGCTCGACCAGGACGATATGGCCTCAAACGGATGAGCGAGCGTCCTAAGCCGCCGCGCACTATGGTCGACACCTCGGTCCTGGTCGCGGTCCTAGTCGCGGCCCTGGTGCAAGGCCTTCCGCGCCACGCGGACGCCTTACCCTACCTCTCGGAGGCCCACGGAGGCTCGCGTCACCTCCTGGTTGCAGCCCATGCGCTTGCCGAGACGTACGCCACCCTGACGGCAGGCACTGCCGGTATCGCCCCGCATCAACCCTGCGGATGCGAGGCAACTACTCGAAGCAAATGTGCTGGGCTTGGCTGAGATCATTCCGCTCGATGCTTCGGGTTACGAAGCCGTGCTCGACCGGATGACCACCCTGGCGCTGACGAGCGGAGCTATCTACGATGCACTCCACGTGCGGGCCGCTGACAAGACGCAGGCCGACGAACTCGTTACACTGAACGGGCGAAACTTCAGACGGATGCCGCCTGCCCCACCGTGTACGCTCATTACGCTTTGAACTCGGGAGCCTAGGCGGGAGGCCGTCCAGCCGAGGACGCTCCCTCGATTACCCACGCTTCCGGTAGACGGTCGCACGGACGCGCTCGTCGCTCAGGTAGTAGGGCTGGCCTGCTGCGTCGTAGTGCGGGCCAAGCAACTGCTCGACCGTCTCGTTCACGCTGAGGCTCTCGGCGCGGAGTGCTTCGAAGCGCGCACGCAAGAGCGCGGCGCGCGGCGAGGTGGAGCGCCTGCGCCACACGCGG harbors:
- a CDS encoding AbrB/MazE/SpoVT family DNA-binding domain-containing protein, producing the protein MTVTIDKFGRILIPKQLRERLGLTPGTEFDLDVRGEGDGPALELRPDRAEMGLVYEGDLLVFRGKVGAEAHDLNAFIQAQRDRRVSHLAGLDQDDMASNG
- a CDS encoding type IV toxin-antitoxin system AbiEi family antitoxin domain-containing protein, translating into MSVPTSIYRRVVTHADRLLRLARSWGVIRSKDLAPLDIPRQTLARLHRRGLLERVGRGLYVLADANVTEHHTLAEASRRVPHGVICLLSALRVHDLTTQDPFDVWIAIENKARRLDPEALPLRIVYMSGPSFTEGIEKLDVEGMVVPVFGAAKTVADCFKFRRRVGLDVAIEALKDYRRSDGFDAEALWHYAAVCRVTTVMRPYLEALV
- a CDS encoding ATP-binding protein, whose translation is MATPTRPADLFDREALWSRLEEAHAAPGPGLVLMMGRRRAGKSFLLTRFAEAVGGAYYQATRRTEREQLLALSRVLAERFDDAALRRAALPDWEALLGYVAERAEGAPFLLALDEFPYLADAAPALPSILQAWWDHEAPGTQLTVVLSGSHVSAMKRLVGPDQPLYGRRTARLDVHPFDYRDAARFVPTWSPRDRLRLYAVFGGLPGHLALVDPDRSLAANAARHLLDPSGRLHDEAAHTFDAFLADASVHYSVVEAITSGERRWSRIASRVGKQTSALARPLDWLLEMEVVERVAPLTAYPNPSPKRMLYQLADPYLVFWHRFVADIRGRGLSALTDPEVLWERLVAPRLDVAHTAHVFEEACRQFVARTAREPHPALSFRPVQVGRWWSSDASEEVDVVALDGAGGLLVGECKWGTADARDLDRLIRRGRLVAQEAGGVKTTTPVLFTAGGLAPQAQAQVDAGVAVHVALDALYTVT